A window from Flavobacterium sp. 83 encodes these proteins:
- a CDS encoding NAD(P)/FAD-dependent oxidoreductase, giving the protein MQTPKKIAVVGSGLVGSLLAIYLRKAGHIVHVYDRSPDIRQIQFSGRSINLAMSNRGWKALDGVGVGDAVREIAIPMDKRAIHLVDKLNFQNYGQEGESIYSISRGTLNRKMIDLAEAAGAQFFFEHKIWDVTLDDATLHIGETERGAWQEKKYDMVFGADGAFSRIRHRMQRQSMFDYSQEFLPIGYKELNIPANPDATHKLDKNSFHIWPRGEYMLIALPNLDGSFTCTLFMPFEGENSFAALKNQKEVEAFFEKNLPDTIDVIPKLTEDFFNNPTSTLVTMKCFPWTYEDKIALIGDACHAIVPFYGQGMNAGFEDISVLYEMIEKYGDDWKTIFSEYQKSRKPNADAIAELSYRNFMEMSSKTADEKFLLQKKIEKSFSDKHPDKWIPLYSRVTFSDRPYAEALAIGDYQNAIMEEVLKMENIENIWNSETVENKILELLQ; this is encoded by the coding sequence ATGCAAACTCCCAAAAAAATAGCGGTTGTAGGTTCTGGATTAGTAGGATCTTTATTGGCTATTTACCTTCGCAAAGCAGGACATATAGTTCATGTTTATGATAGAAGTCCAGATATTAGACAAATTCAGTTTTCAGGACGTTCCATTAATTTAGCCATGTCTAACCGAGGTTGGAAAGCGCTGGATGGAGTAGGAGTGGGGGATGCGGTGCGTGAAATTGCAATTCCTATGGATAAACGTGCCATTCATCTTGTGGACAAACTTAATTTTCAAAATTACGGACAAGAAGGGGAATCTATTTATTCGATTTCGAGAGGAACCTTAAATAGAAAAATGATCGATTTGGCGGAAGCCGCGGGAGCTCAATTCTTTTTTGAACATAAAATTTGGGATGTAACTTTAGATGATGCAACCTTGCATATTGGAGAAACTGAAAGAGGAGCTTGGCAAGAAAAAAAATACGATATGGTCTTTGGTGCCGATGGTGCTTTTTCTAGAATACGTCACCGCATGCAACGTCAAAGCATGTTTGATTATTCACAAGAATTTCTGCCTATTGGGTATAAAGAATTAAATATTCCTGCAAATCCTGACGCCACACATAAATTGGATAAAAATTCTTTTCATATTTGGCCTCGAGGCGAATACATGTTGATTGCATTGCCTAATTTAGACGGTAGTTTTACGTGTACCTTGTTTATGCCTTTTGAAGGAGAAAATTCTTTTGCGGCATTAAAAAATCAAAAAGAGGTCGAAGCTTTTTTTGAAAAGAATTTGCCGGATACGATTGATGTAATTCCAAAATTGACAGAAGATTTCTTCAATAACCCAACAAGTACGTTGGTAACCATGAAATGCTTTCCTTGGACTTATGAAGATAAAATTGCTTTAATTGGTGATGCTTGTCATGCGATTGTGCCATTTTATGGACAGGGAATGAATGCGGGCTTTGAAGATATTTCAGTACTATATGAAATGATTGAAAAGTATGGTGATGATTGGAAAACTATTTTTTCTGAATATCAAAAATCTCGTAAACCAAATGCGGATGCAATCGCAGAACTGTCCTATCGTAATTTTATGGAGATGAGTTCTAAAACTGCTGATGAAAAATTCCTATTGCAAAAGAAAATCGAAAAATCCTTCTCGGATAAACACCCTGATAAATGGATACCGCTTTATAGTAGAGTAACGTTTAGTGATCGTCCTTATGCCGAAGCTTTGGCAATTGGGGATTATCAAAACGCCATTATGGAAGAAGTTTTAAAAATGGAAAACATTGAAAATATTTGGAATAGCGAAACTGTAGAGAACAAAATATTGGAATTATTGCAATAG
- a CDS encoding penicillin acylase family protein, with the protein MKKLKKVLLVLLSLLVIITISLIVYGFYLKPKYEGQLQLKNIQKETTVYFDEFGVPHIYANSSKDAMEALGYVHAQDRLWQMELMRRIAPGRLSEIFGSVALKNDKFFAGLGIEEASVKAIAALNKNSASYQLTMAYLDGINQYLDEGKTPIEFSLVGVKKQKFTIKDVYNIFGYMSFSFAMAQKSDPLLTDIRNKYGMEYLKDFGIDGSFNTTRIKNAKEKPQQYSAIAKSIASLLDQSPIPPFVGSNSWVIAPKKTKNGKVIFANDPHIGFSQPGTWYEAHLITPDFELYGCYLAGTPYPLLGHNREYAYGLTMFENDDIDLYQEENNPTDGNVYRTPNGFSRYEVRKKIIKVKDSTDVVLNVKVTRHGPIMNDLIDGLNKKKPVAMSWIYTQQPIQILDAVYMLSHAKSKTDFHKGVALIAAPGLNVMYGDAKGNVAWWATGKLYKHNEGVNTNFILDGASGKDDITEYLDFSKNPSAENPNWNYVYSANNQPEPIDGFLYPGYYLPEDRAKRITQLLDPKSNWDKESVSKMIFDNTSLITPQVLSNLFSSVNYNALSDNEKEAITILKSWKGSNNLNDVAPTIYNKWIYFYLKNTFEDELGKVGFKQFLGTHIMKQIVAKQMANANSLWWDNITSKNIEETRKQILSQSFKEAVISLEKQLGNSVPAWTWNKVHVLEHQHPLGKVSALRRIFNVGPFEVSGSNEVINNQFFDYTDEANYVVKGGPSTRRIIDFSDIENSWSILPTGQSGNPLSSHYSDQAELYNAGKFRKMKLNKDEIVRTSTKLVFVPYKN; encoded by the coding sequence ATGAAAAAACTCAAAAAAGTCCTTCTGGTTTTACTTTCGTTGCTAGTGATTATAACAATAAGTTTAATTGTTTATGGGTTTTATCTAAAACCAAAATACGAAGGCCAATTACAACTGAAAAATATTCAGAAAGAAACTACGGTATATTTTGATGAATTTGGGGTGCCGCATATTTATGCCAATAGTTCAAAAGACGCGATGGAAGCTTTGGGTTATGTGCATGCGCAAGATAGATTGTGGCAAATGGAATTGATGCGGCGTATTGCTCCGGGGCGTTTGTCTGAGATATTTGGTTCAGTTGCGTTGAAAAACGATAAGTTTTTTGCGGGATTGGGAATCGAAGAAGCTTCAGTAAAAGCGATTGCAGCATTGAATAAAAATAGTGCAAGTTATCAATTGACAATGGCATATTTGGATGGAATTAATCAATATTTAGATGAAGGAAAAACACCAATTGAGTTCAGTTTGGTTGGAGTTAAGAAACAGAAGTTTACGATAAAGGATGTCTATAATATTTTTGGATACATGTCTTTCAGTTTTGCGATGGCTCAAAAATCAGATCCATTATTGACTGATATTCGAAATAAATATGGAATGGAGTATCTCAAGGATTTTGGAATTGACGGTTCTTTCAATACCACTCGAATAAAAAATGCCAAAGAAAAACCACAGCAATACAGCGCTATTGCAAAGTCTATTGCATCACTTTTAGATCAGTCACCCATTCCTCCATTTGTGGGAAGTAATAGCTGGGTTATAGCACCAAAGAAAACTAAAAATGGTAAAGTGATTTTTGCCAATGATCCTCACATTGGCTTTTCACAACCTGGAACTTGGTATGAAGCGCATTTGATAACGCCTGATTTTGAATTGTACGGTTGTTATTTAGCGGGAACGCCCTATCCTTTGTTAGGTCACAATCGGGAATATGCTTATGGTTTGACGATGTTTGAAAATGATGATATTGATTTATATCAAGAAGAAAATAATCCAACTGATGGTAATGTTTACAGAACGCCAAATGGTTTCAGTCGCTATGAAGTTCGAAAAAAAATCATAAAAGTTAAAGATTCTACAGATGTAGTTTTAAATGTAAAAGTGACGCGTCACGGTCCTATTATGAATGACTTGATTGATGGTTTAAATAAAAAGAAACCCGTTGCAATGTCTTGGATTTATACGCAACAGCCCATTCAGATTCTCGATGCGGTTTATATGCTTTCACACGCCAAAAGTAAAACCGATTTTCACAAAGGAGTAGCTTTAATTGCTGCACCGGGATTGAATGTGATGTATGGTGATGCAAAAGGAAATGTGGCTTGGTGGGCGACTGGGAAATTATACAAGCACAATGAAGGTGTGAATACTAATTTTATTCTGGATGGAGCTAGTGGTAAAGACGATATTACCGAATATCTGGATTTCTCCAAAAACCCTTCGGCAGAGAATCCAAATTGGAATTATGTATATTCGGCTAATAATCAACCGGAACCAATAGATGGATTTTTATATCCTGGTTATTACCTTCCTGAAGACAGAGCCAAAAGAATTACCCAGTTATTAGATCCAAAATCCAATTGGGATAAGGAGTCTGTCAGTAAAATGATTTTCGATAATACTTCATTAATTACACCACAAGTTCTTTCAAATTTATTTTCGAGTGTTAATTATAATGCACTTTCTGATAATGAAAAAGAAGCCATTACTATCTTAAAATCTTGGAAAGGATCAAATAATCTTAATGACGTGGCTCCGACAATTTATAACAAATGGATTTATTTTTATTTGAAAAATACTTTTGAAGATGAACTCGGAAAAGTTGGTTTCAAACAATTTCTAGGAACGCACATTATGAAGCAAATTGTTGCAAAACAAATGGCTAATGCTAATTCGCTTTGGTGGGATAATATTACCAGTAAAAATATAGAAGAAACCAGAAAACAAATTCTATCACAATCGTTTAAAGAGGCAGTTATTTCATTAGAAAAGCAATTAGGGAATTCAGTGCCAGCTTGGACTTGGAATAAAGTACATGTTTTAGAGCATCAACATCCATTGGGCAAAGTGTCGGCATTGCGAAGAATTTTCAATGTAGGACCTTTTGAAGTTTCAGGTTCCAATGAGGTAATTAACAATCAGTTTTTTGATTACACAGATGAAGCAAATTATGTTGTAAAAGGAGGCCCTTCAACGAGAAGAATTATTGATTTTTCGGATATAGAAAACAGTTGGAGTATTCTGCCAACAGGACAATCCGGAAATCCATTGAGTTCACATTACAGCGATCAAGCGGAACTTTACAATGCAGGAAAATTTAGAAAAATGAAACTAAATAAGGATGAAATTGTTAGAACTTCAACAAAATTGGTCTTTGTTCCCTATAAAAATTAA
- a CDS encoding flavin reductase family protein, which produces MKHISRDAISKMEKIERLNLINSCTGYKSANLIATKSIDGKSNVAIFSSVTHLGSDPALIGFIMRPTTVPRDTYKNIRETSYFTVNHITVNMIEDAHHTSANYEIGISEFDKTNLEEEYKNDIKIPFVKGSPVQLYCKYVNEYYIKENDTIHIIASIENLFFEEELEHKDGWLQIDKGNVIALNGLDGYCLPKLVDRFQYARKETPSTSFFKK; this is translated from the coding sequence ATGAAACATATTTCCAGAGACGCGATTTCTAAAATGGAGAAAATCGAAAGATTAAATTTAATCAATTCCTGTACTGGATATAAATCTGCTAATTTAATTGCCACAAAATCCATTGACGGAAAATCCAATGTAGCCATTTTTAGCAGTGTAACCCATTTAGGAAGCGATCCTGCATTAATTGGATTCATAATGAGACCTACAACCGTTCCGAGAGATACGTATAAAAATATAAGAGAAACGAGTTATTTTACAGTAAATCACATTACGGTGAATATGATTGAAGATGCGCATCATACATCAGCAAATTATGAGATAGGAATTTCTGAATTTGACAAAACAAATCTAGAGGAAGAATATAAAAATGACATTAAAATTCCTTTCGTAAAAGGAAGTCCAGTTCAATTGTATTGCAAATATGTAAACGAATATTATATCAAGGAAAATGACACCATTCACATTATAGCTTCTATTGAGAATTTGTTTTTTGAAGAAGAATTAGAGCACAAAGATGGCTGGTTACAAATTGACAAAGGGAATGTTATAGCACTAAATGGACTTGATGGATATTGTTTACCCAAATTAGTGGATCGTTTTCAATATGCTCGAAAAGAAACCCCTTCTACTTCATTTTTTAAAAAATAG
- a CDS encoding cryptochrome/photolyase family protein: MKKLRLILGDQLNLEHSWLQESDNNTIYLLAEMRQETDYVKHHIQKIVAFFLSMRNFYTAIQSLGHQAIYFKITDTENPHDLEKIITVCIEKYKIEKFEYQLPDEYRLDQQLKIICSNLKIKSEVFDSKHFYTTRNELSVFFEGKKLLLMENFYRNMRKKHHILMNGSTPLGNQWNFDADNRKKYKGEVPVPSEKNFHKNVSEVVSQIKETGIVTFGNIDENNFSWPTSREQSLEILNYFCTNLLKHFGDYEDAMHTDEKFLFHSRLSFAMNSKMLSPKEVIETVITFYHANEADISISQVEGFVRQILGWREYIRGIYWKEMPNYAQMNALQNYNKLPNFFWTGKTKMNCMSHAINQSLDEAYAHHIQRLMVIGNFTLLTQIHPDEVDAWYLGVYIDAIEWVEMPNTRGMSQYADGGIIATKPYVSSGSYINKMSNNCSNCHYNVKDKFGEKACPFNTLYWNFLDEKKEYFKGNQRMGMMLNLLNKMNPEELYKIKVKANAIIENMNSY; the protein is encoded by the coding sequence ATGAAAAAGCTACGATTAATCCTTGGAGATCAGTTAAATTTAGAACACTCTTGGCTCCAGGAAAGTGATAACAATACTATTTATCTCCTTGCAGAAATGCGCCAGGAAACTGATTATGTAAAACATCATATTCAAAAAATTGTAGCGTTTTTTCTATCGATGAGGAATTTTTACACAGCGATACAATCACTTGGACATCAAGCCATCTATTTTAAAATCACCGATACTGAGAATCCACATGATTTAGAAAAAATCATTACCGTTTGTATCGAAAAATACAAAATTGAAAAATTCGAATACCAGTTACCTGATGAATACAGACTGGACCAACAATTAAAAATAATTTGTTCCAATCTAAAAATAAAGTCAGAAGTTTTTGACTCCAAACATTTTTATACGACGCGTAACGAACTTTCCGTTTTTTTTGAAGGAAAGAAGTTGTTGCTGATGGAGAATTTCTATCGCAACATGCGTAAAAAACATCATATCTTGATGAATGGTTCAACTCCTTTGGGAAACCAATGGAATTTTGATGCTGATAATCGAAAAAAATACAAAGGTGAAGTTCCTGTTCCGTCGGAAAAAAACTTTCATAAAAACGTTTCTGAGGTTGTAAGCCAAATAAAAGAAACTGGCATAGTCACTTTTGGAAACATTGATGAGAACAATTTCAGCTGGCCTACATCTCGTGAGCAATCGCTGGAAATTTTAAATTATTTCTGTACTAATCTGCTGAAACATTTTGGTGACTATGAAGATGCAATGCATACCGATGAAAAATTCCTTTTTCATTCTCGCTTGTCTTTTGCCATGAACAGCAAAATGCTTTCGCCAAAGGAAGTAATCGAGACCGTTATTACTTTTTATCATGCCAATGAAGCTGACATATCCATCTCACAAGTAGAAGGATTTGTGAGACAAATTCTGGGTTGGCGTGAGTATATTCGAGGAATTTATTGGAAAGAAATGCCCAATTACGCCCAAATGAATGCCTTACAAAACTACAACAAGTTACCAAATTTTTTCTGGACGGGTAAAACCAAAATGAATTGTATGAGCCACGCTATCAATCAAAGTTTAGACGAAGCTTATGCACATCATATTCAACGCCTCATGGTGATAGGGAATTTTACCTTACTGACACAAATTCATCCTGATGAAGTAGACGCGTGGTACCTTGGCGTATACATAGATGCTATAGAATGGGTCGAAATGCCGAACACTCGTGGCATGTCACAATATGCGGATGGTGGCATTATTGCTACAAAACCGTATGTTTCCTCTGGAAGCTACATCAATAAAATGAGTAATAATTGTAGTAACTGTCATTATAATGTCAAAGACAAATTTGGAGAAAAAGCCTGTCCTTTTAATACTTTATACTGGAATTTCCTGGATGAGAAAAAAGAGTATTTCAAAGGAAACCAACGTATGGGAATGATGTTGAATTTATTGAACAAAATGAATCCCGAAGAATTATATAAAATCAAAGTAAAGGCCAACGCCATTATTGAAAACATGAATTCATATTAA
- a CDS encoding glycine zipper family protein: protein MKNIHIIVLSLVIISCQNQGKMEIQKAKQVSIDSMKQVSADSMTAEFEKQKVIDSMQIEMAKVVTQKEVVVVNHQAAATTTTTTTKKKGWSGAAKGAVIGAGVGAVTGAIISKKKGQGAIIGGLAGAGVGAGTGAIIDGSKK, encoded by the coding sequence ATGAAAAATATACACATTATAGTACTATCATTAGTTATTATTTCTTGTCAAAATCAAGGAAAAATGGAAATTCAAAAAGCCAAACAAGTTAGTATTGATTCTATGAAACAAGTTAGTGCTGATTCGATGACTGCTGAATTTGAAAAACAAAAAGTTATCGATTCCATGCAAATTGAAATGGCTAAAGTAGTGACTCAAAAAGAAGTTGTTGTAGTCAATCATCAAGCGGCTGCTACGACCACAACTACAACCACAAAAAAGAAAGGTTGGAGTGGTGCTGCAAAAGGAGCAGTAATTGGAGCAGGTGTTGGAGCTGTTACCGGAGCGATTATCAGTAAGAAAAAAGGTCAAGGAGCCATAATTGGTGGTTTGGCAGGAGCAGGAGTAGGAGCAGGTACAGGTGCGATTATTGACGGAAGTAAAAAATAG
- the kynU gene encoding kynureninase: MTFENTLEFAQKLDAQDQLNKYQNEFIFPKVNGKKVIYFTGNSLGLQPKRTKAYIDEVMNDWANLAVEGHFYAQKPWWDYQERFANPLSKIVGALPSEVTVMNTLTVNLHLLMVSFYQPTKIRYKIICEEKAFPSDQYMFQSQVHFHGYKPEDAIVEIKRREGEHNIRLEDVLAKIEEVGEELALVLIGGVNYYTGQVFDMKTITAAGHKVGAYVGWDLAHAAGNVKLELHDWKVDFAAWCSYKYMNSGPGNASGCFIHEKHHNNSDLPRFAGWWGHNKERRFKMEQIFDPIHSADGWQISNLPVLSLAPYLASVEMFDEIGMDALILKRDKITSYLEFILKEIDKEVDSSFEIITPSNPSERASQLSVLLHGEGRSLFDYLMKNGVITDWREPNVIRLAPVPLYTSFKDMYYFGQILKAGILK; this comes from the coding sequence ATGACTTTCGAAAATACCCTTGAATTTGCACAAAAACTTGATGCACAAGATCAATTAAATAAATACCAAAATGAATTTATTTTTCCAAAGGTAAACGGGAAAAAGGTGATTTACTTCACCGGGAATTCATTAGGATTACAACCTAAACGCACTAAAGCATACATAGATGAGGTTATGAATGATTGGGCAAACCTTGCCGTTGAAGGTCATTTCTATGCTCAAAAACCGTGGTGGGATTACCAAGAGCGGTTTGCGAATCCTTTGAGTAAAATAGTTGGGGCGCTTCCAAGTGAAGTTACCGTGATGAATACATTAACAGTGAATCTTCACCTGTTGATGGTTTCTTTTTATCAACCTACAAAAATCAGATATAAAATCATTTGTGAAGAAAAAGCATTTCCTTCGGATCAATATATGTTTCAAAGTCAGGTTCATTTTCACGGGTACAAACCAGAAGATGCAATTGTAGAAATCAAGCGTCGTGAAGGCGAACATAATATTCGTTTAGAAGATGTTTTGGCTAAAATTGAAGAAGTAGGAGAGGAGTTGGCTTTGGTTTTAATTGGCGGTGTTAACTATTATACGGGACAAGTTTTTGATATGAAAACCATAACGGCTGCAGGTCATAAAGTAGGAGCTTATGTAGGCTGGGATTTAGCCCACGCTGCTGGAAATGTAAAATTAGAATTGCACGATTGGAAGGTGGATTTTGCTGCTTGGTGCAGTTATAAATACATGAATTCAGGACCTGGAAATGCTTCGGGATGTTTTATTCATGAAAAGCACCATAATAATTCAGACTTGCCAAGATTTGCCGGTTGGTGGGGGCACAATAAAGAACGTCGTTTCAAGATGGAACAAATTTTCGATCCTATTCACAGCGCCGATGGCTGGCAAATAAGCAACTTGCCGGTACTTTCTTTAGCTCCTTATTTAGCATCAGTAGAAATGTTTGATGAAATAGGAATGGACGCTTTGATTTTAAAAAGAGATAAAATCACTTCCTATTTAGAGTTTATTCTGAAGGAAATAGACAAGGAAGTTGATAGTAGCTTCGAAATCATTACGCCGTCAAATCCATCTGAGAGAGCATCGCAATTATCAGTATTGCTGCATGGAGAAGGACGAAGTTTATTTGACTATCTTATGAAAAATGGCGTGATAACGGATTGGAGAGAACCTAATGTTATTCGTTTGGCTCCAGTTCCTTTATATACTTCTTTTAAGGATATGTATTACTTTGGTCAAATATTGAAAGCAGGTATTTTAAAGTAG
- a CDS encoding SIMPL domain-containing protein: MLKNNLNVIIISVAVVISAYLFSNAFQNRNKNNDTISVTGLGKKDFVSDLIVWSGSFSKKSTTLKEAYASLDSDREKIKSYLSGKGIAPNEMVFSAVNFNKDFETIFNENGTTKQQIFTGFTLTQSVSIQSKEVNKIEEISRQSSELINSGVEFYSSPPEYYYTKLAELKIKMIAEATKDASIRAKSIAENADANLGNLKKSDMGVFQITGQNSSEDFSYGGSFNTQSKNKTANITVKLVYQVN, translated from the coding sequence ATGCTTAAAAACAATTTGAACGTTATTATTATTTCGGTGGCTGTGGTGATTTCAGCTTATTTATTTTCGAATGCCTTTCAGAATCGAAATAAGAACAATGATACTATAAGTGTTACTGGCTTAGGGAAAAAAGACTTCGTTTCGGATTTAATAGTTTGGAGCGGCTCATTTTCTAAAAAAAGCACAACTTTAAAAGAGGCGTATGCATCACTTGATTCCGACAGAGAAAAAATCAAAAGCTATTTATCAGGCAAAGGAATTGCTCCGAATGAAATGGTGTTTTCGGCAGTAAACTTTAACAAAGATTTCGAAACGATTTTTAATGAAAATGGAACTACAAAACAACAAATTTTTACTGGTTTCACATTAACTCAAAGTGTGAGCATCCAATCAAAGGAAGTAAATAAGATTGAAGAAATTTCGAGACAATCCAGCGAATTGATTAATTCGGGTGTTGAATTCTATTCGAGTCCTCCTGAATATTATTACACCAAATTAGCCGAATTAAAAATCAAAATGATTGCTGAAGCTACAAAAGACGCAAGTATTAGAGCAAAAAGCATTGCGGAAAATGCGGATGCAAATCTTGGAAATTTAAAAAAATCAGATATGGGAGTGTTTCAAATAACGGGTCAAAACTCATCCGAAGATTTTTCTTACGGAGGTTCATTCAATACGCAATCCAAGAACAAAACGGCCAATATTACGGTGAAATTGGTTTACCAAGTGAATTAA
- the queA gene encoding tRNA preQ1(34) S-adenosylmethionine ribosyltransferase-isomerase QueA, with the protein MKLSHFQFDLPKELLAEYPAENRDEARLMVIDRKKGTIEHKMFKDVIDYFDDGDVLILNNTKVFPARLYGNKEKTGARIEVFLLRELNSEQRLWDVLVDPARKIRIGNKLYFGDDDSLVAEVIDNTTSRGRTLRFLYDGSYEEFRNKLTELGETPIPKYISRDVTPEDADRYQTIYAKEEGAVAAPTAGLHFSKHLLKRLEIKGIKFAEVTLHVGLGTFNPVEVEDLSKHKMDSEELKITQEACDIVNDAKVKRKRICAVGTTSMRAVESSVSSQSTLNPFDGWTNKFVFPPHDFSIATCMITNFHTPKSTLLMMVSAFCGHDLMKKAYAEAIKEGYKFYSYGDAMMII; encoded by the coding sequence ATGAAATTATCACATTTTCAATTCGATTTACCAAAAGAACTTCTTGCCGAATATCCAGCTGAAAACAGAGACGAAGCACGTCTAATGGTTATTGATCGTAAAAAGGGGACTATAGAACATAAAATGTTCAAAGATGTTATCGATTATTTTGATGACGGAGATGTTTTAATTCTGAATAATACAAAAGTTTTTCCAGCGCGTTTGTATGGAAATAAGGAAAAAACAGGAGCAAGAATCGAAGTTTTTTTACTTAGAGAATTAAACTCTGAACAAAGACTTTGGGATGTTTTGGTTGATCCGGCTCGTAAAATCAGAATTGGAAACAAATTATATTTTGGAGACGATGATTCATTAGTCGCTGAGGTAATTGACAATACCACTTCTCGTGGAAGAACATTGCGTTTCCTTTATGATGGTTCTTATGAAGAATTCAGAAATAAATTAACAGAACTTGGAGAAACTCCAATCCCAAAATACATTTCAAGAGACGTAACTCCAGAAGATGCGGACCGTTACCAGACTATTTATGCAAAAGAAGAAGGAGCTGTTGCGGCACCAACTGCAGGATTGCACTTCTCTAAACATTTATTGAAAAGATTAGAAATAAAAGGAATAAAATTTGCCGAAGTAACGCTTCACGTAGGTTTGGGAACTTTTAATCCAGTTGAGGTAGAAGATTTATCAAAACACAAAATGGATTCTGAAGAATTAAAAATTACTCAGGAAGCATGTGATATCGTTAATGATGCCAAAGTAAAAAGGAAACGTATTTGTGCAGTAGGAACAACTTCTATGCGTGCCGTAGAAAGTTCAGTTTCATCGCAAAGTACACTAAACCCATTTGATGGTTGGACTAATAAATTTGTATTTCCTCCTCATGATTTTAGTATTGCGACGTGTATGATTACAAATTTTCACACGCCAAAATCTACTTTATTAATGATGGTTTCAGCATTTTGCGGACATGATTTAATGAAAAAAGCCTATGCAGAAGCAATCAAAGAAGGATATAAATTCTATTCTTACGGTGATGCCATGATGATCATATAA